In Borrelia maritima, one DNA window encodes the following:
- a CDS encoding virulence associated lipoprotein, whose product MKNNIILCMCVFLLLNSCTANHDTETRIKKHVNKTKNEYINEIKDLIATTKESIDKRKLLQAKPVDQNPVDDKNNKKVFEIDQRAFNFINSFLTDDEFNKFVTIFHKPTLKSPGKVLNSIAILELNIEQVINHLGSKKETLDKTKTLDLEKIKNSLEQLFSIRNFFSTIIKKVLLDHQNNENSIKPDDSKSETYFDTIYNQFNEKNKETVNLKKTILSIPIQAF is encoded by the coding sequence ATGAAAAACAACATAATTTTATGTATGTGTGTTTTTTTACTTTTAAATAGCTGCACTGCCAACCATGACACTGAAACGAGAATAAAAAAACATGTTAATAAAACAAAAAACGAATATATTAATGAAATAAAAGATTTAATAGCAACAACCAAAGAAAGCATCGACAAGCGTAAACTGCTACAAGCTAAGCCAGTAGATCAAAACCCTGTAGATGATAAAAATAATAAGAAAGTTTTCGAGATAGATCAAAGAGCTTTCAATTTTATAAATAGTTTTTTAACAGATGATGAATTCAATAAATTTGTAACCATATTTCATAAACCAACACTAAAATCACCGGGCAAAGTATTAAATAGCATAGCAATTTTAGAACTTAACATAGAGCAGGTAATTAATCACTTAGGCTCAAAAAAAGAGACCTTAGATAAGACAAAAACCTTAGATTTGGAAAAGATCAAAAATTCTCTTGAACAACTGTTCTCTATAAGGAATTTTTTTTCAACAATCATAAAAAAGGTCTTATTGGATCATCAAAACAATGAAAATTCTATAAAACCAGATGATTCTAAATCAGAAACATATTTCGATACGATATATAATCAGTTTAATGAAAAAAATAAAGAGACCGTAAATCTAAAAAAAACCATATTATCAATACCTATTCAAGCATTTTGA
- a CDS encoding virulence associated lipoprotein: protein MKYHIITTIFVFLFLACRPDFNTDQKEIKYPHPEKISRPTTEDSKQKESKPTTKEELNKKQEEKQEEKQEEKQEEKQEEKQEEKQEEKQEEKQEEEEEEEELIKKQLKNRLFDDLKKQIESAYNFKEKYVKIMEKEPEDHYGMLPSFRGLNWGAGTEKMTANTERSIRFRRHTYTVLSPLDPHELKEFSDIIQDINKLAPVVSIFNSFSAIGGALDIVIDHLYSKKDNLDKLDISDLETLKNSFEQILYIKGSVAGRSKKLLLDYKNLKTDVNKLKSYSNELVNEIKQQSLEAGNLKRLIVSKYNP, encoded by the coding sequence ATGAAGTACCATATAATTACAACTATATTTGTTTTTCTATTTTTAGCTTGTAGGCCGGATTTTAATACTGATCAAAAAGAGATTAAATACCCCCACCCTGAAAAAATATCCAGACCCACAACCGAAGACTCTAAGCAAAAAGAATCAAAACCTACGACAAAAGAGGAGCTTAATAAAAAACAAGAAGAAAAACAAGAAGAAAAACAAGAAGAAAAACAAGAAGAAAAACAAGAAGAAAAACAAGAAGAAAAACAAGAAGAAAAACAAGAAGAAAAACAAGAAGAAGAAGAGGAAGAGGAAGAACTGATAAAAAAACAACTAAAAAATAGACTATTTGATGATTTAAAAAAGCAAATAGAATCAGCCTACAATTTTAAAGAAAAATATGTAAAAATTATGGAAAAAGAACCTGAAGACCATTACGGAATGTTGCCATCTTTTAGGGGATTAAATTGGGGGGCAGGGACTGAAAAGATGACTGCCAATACCGAAAGATCTATAAGATTTAGAAGGCATACTTATACTGTTTTAAGCCCTTTGGATCCTCATGAATTAAAGGAATTTTCAGATATTATTCAAGATATAAATAAACTAGCACCAGTAGTAAGTATATTTAATTCCTTTAGCGCTATTGGAGGAGCTCTTGACATAGTAATTGATCACCTATATTCCAAAAAAGACAATCTAGACAAACTAGATATTTCGGATTTAGAAACGCTTAAAAACTCATTTGAACAAATATTATATATAAAAGGAAGTGTCGCAGGAAGATCAAAAAAACTTTTACTAGATTATAAAAATCTAAAAACAGATGTTAATAAGCTTAAATCTTATTCAAATGAACTGGTCAATGAAATTAAGCAACAATCTCTAGAAGCAGGAAATCTAAAAAGACTTATAGTGTCAAAATATAACCCTTAA
- a CDS encoding 5'-methylthioadenosine/adenosylhomocysteine nucleosidase, translated as MKIKNIVNILIFVSMVSNSWGNESKTNTPNENSQNNILIISATKAEIEEINKIIQNKKSISIEEHRRKKKITIGKVAYHNIITIATGVGKINTALWTSYIISKYKISHIIGAGVASGIYSNKNKFIKIGDVVISKETTSYDFDLHKFGYEIGHIPEYPKKFKANTALIRKTSKIKIKNIASYMGLIITGDQFIDHQTLQEIPEEFENAIAIDMEGAAMAQVAYSFKIPFIIIRGISDIVNNENNYNDYKKFLKKASSSSAKIVESLIKLM; from the coding sequence ATGAAAATTAAAAATATAGTAAACATATTAATATTTGTATCTATGGTTTCAAATAGCTGGGGAAATGAGTCAAAAACAAATACCCCAAATGAAAATTCTCAAAATAATATTTTAATAATCTCAGCTACAAAAGCAGAAATAGAAGAGATAAATAAGATTATTCAAAACAAAAAATCTATTTCAATAGAAGAACATAGAAGAAAAAAAAAGATTACCATTGGGAAAGTAGCGTATCATAATATAATTACCATAGCTACGGGAGTTGGAAAAATAAATACAGCCCTTTGGACAAGCTATATTATATCAAAATATAAAATTAGTCACATAATCGGTGCTGGGGTTGCTAGTGGAATTTATAGCAATAAAAACAAATTTATAAAAATAGGAGACGTTGTAATATCTAAAGAAACAACAAGTTACGATTTTGATCTACATAAATTTGGATATGAAATTGGACATATTCCAGAATACCCTAAAAAATTTAAAGCAAATACTGCGCTTATAAGGAAAACTTCTAAGATAAAAATAAAAAATATAGCCTCATATATGGGATTAATAATTACTGGAGACCAATTCATTGACCATCAAACTTTGCAAGAAATTCCAGAAGAATTTGAAAACGCAATCGCAATAGACATGGAAGGCGCAGCAATGGCTCAAGTAGCATACAGCTTTAAAATTCCCTTTATAATCATCCGGGGAATATCTGATATAGTTAATAATGAAAATAATTATAATGATTATAAAAAATTCTTAAAAAAAGCTTCTTCCAGCTCAGCAAAAATAGTAGAAAGCTTAATTAAGTTAATGTAA